One window of Phoenix dactylifera cultivar Barhee BC4 chromosome 5, palm_55x_up_171113_PBpolish2nd_filt_p, whole genome shotgun sequence genomic DNA carries:
- the LOC103712994 gene encoding 9-cis-epoxycarotenoid dioxygenase NCED1, chloroplastic produces the protein MDALFSSPTFLRISAVRTEDKPPRTTIHQPYKPKTSTTTTTQPNLEKSKSPGSSPPPTNRAQAPPPSIPAALCNALDDLINNFIDPAVHRPSVDPRHVLSGNWDPVGELSPTPCPVVRGRIPRCLAGGAYIRNGPNPQHLPRGPHHLFDGDGMLHSLLLSSTSATGDAVLCSRYVHTYKYLLEREAGEPVLPSVFAGFHGAGGIARGAVAAARVLTGQMNLLEGAGLANTSLAFHAGQLYALGESDLPYAVHLDPSSGEIATRGRCDFEGRLVMGMTAHPKKDPATGELFAFRYGPVPPFVTYFRFDRAGRKLADVPIFSVREPSFLHDFAVTERHAVFPDVQIVMKPMDMVLGGGAPVGSDRGKVTRLGVLPRYAASEAEMRWFEVPGLNPIHAVNAWEEDGGRTLVLVAPNVLSVEHALDRMDLVHSCVEMVRVDLESGAATRTPLSAENLDFGVIHPGYVGRKNRYAYLGVGDPMPKISGVVKLDFQKAGRGDCVVARREFGPGCFGGEPFFVPEGDGKEEDAGYLVSYVHDEGSGESRFVVMDARSPELDVVAEVLLPSRVPYGFHGLFVTLTDLRSQRPR, from the coding sequence ATGGACgctctcttctcctcccccaCCTTCCTCCGCATCTCCGCCGTTAGAACCGAAGACAAGCCTCCTCGCACCACTATTCACCAACCTTATAAACCAAAAACCAGCACCACTACTACAACCCAACCCAACTTGGAGAAGAGCAAGAGCCCGGGAAGCTCACCGCCTCCGACCAACCGGGCGCAGGCGCCGCCGCCGTCAATCCCCGCGGCCCTATGCAACGCCCTCGACGACCTGATCAACAACTTCATCGACCCGGCGGTCCACCGCCCCTCCGTCGATCCCCGGCACGTCCTCTCCGGCAACTGGGACCCCGTCGGCGAGCTCTCCCCGACACCCTGCCCCGTAGTCCGAGGCCGCATCCCCCGCTGCCTCGCCGGCGGGGCCTACATCCGCAACGGGCCAAACCCCCAGCATCTCCCGCGCGGGCCCCACCACCTCTTCGACGGCGACGGCATGCTCcactccctcctcctctcctccacctCGGCCACCGGCGATGCCGTCCTCTGCTCGCGCTACGTCCACACCTACAAGTACCTGCTGGAGCGCGAGGCCGGTGAACCGGTCCTCCCGAGCGTCTTCGCCGGCTTCCACGGCGCCGGCGGGATCGCCCGCGGCGCGGTGGCCGCCGCCCGTGTGCTGACGGGGCAGATGAACCTCCTGGAGGGCGCGGGGCTGGCCAACACCAGCCTGGCCTTCCACGCCGGCCAACTCTACGCCCTGGGCGAGTCGGACCTCCCCTACGCAGTCCACCTGGACCCGTCCTCCGGGGAGATCGCCACCCGGGGCCGGTGCGACTTCGAGGGGCGGCTCGTCATGGGGATGACCGCCCACCCCAAGAAGGACCCTGCCACCGGCGAGCTCTTCGCCTTCCGTTACGGGCCGGTGCCGCCCTTCGTCACCTACTTCCGCTTTGACCGGGCGGGGCGCAAGTTGGCGGACGTGCCCATCTTCTCGGTGCGGGAGCCCTCCTTCCTCCACGACTTCGCGGTGACGGAGCGGCACGCGGTGTTCCCGGACGTCCAGATCGTCATGAAGCCCATGGACATGGTGCTGGGCGGCGGGGCGCCCGTGGGGTCGGACCGGGGGAAGGTGACCCGCCTCGGAGTGCTCCCCCGCTACGCCGCCTCGGAGGCCGAGATGCGCTGGTTCGAGGTCCCCGGCCTGAACCCCATCCACGCCGTCAACGCCTGGGAGGAGGACGGAGGCCGGACTCTGGTCCTGGTGGCCCCCAACGTGCTGTCGGTGGAGCACGCCCTCGACCGGATGGACCTGGTCCACAGCTGCGTGGAGATGGTGCGGGTCGACCTCGAGAGCGGCGCAGCGACGCGTACACCGCTCTCTGCCGAGAACCTGGACTTCGGGGTGATCCACCCGGGCTATGTGGGGAGGAAGAACCGGTACGCCTACCTCGGGGTGGGGGACCCCATGCCCAAGATTTCTGGAGTGGTCAAGCTGGACTTCCAGAAAGCCGGCCGGGGGGACTGCGTCGTCGCACGCCGGGAATTCGGCCCCGGCTGCTTCGGCGGGGAGCCCTTCTTCGTCCCGGAGGGCGACGGGAAAGAGGAGGACGCGGGGTATCTCGTGTCTTACGTGCACGACGAGGGGAGCGGGGAGTCGAGGTTCGTGGTGATGGACGCGCGGTCGCCGGAGCTGGACGTGGTGGCGGAGGTGCTGCTGCCGAGCCGGGTGCCCTACGGCTTCCACGGCCTCTTTGTCACCCTGACGGACCTGCGATCGCAGCGCCCCCGATAG
- the LOC103712993 gene encoding bifunctional peptidase and (3S)-lysyl hydroxylase Jmjd7 yields the protein MGEERRLRDLWAEARELSLGTSGCVDRLDAPPSPLRFLRDYVSANKPCLISRAATRGWPAVSLWSDDAYLRRALRGHAVSVHLTPHGRADSLVPLPSARGRGGGLCFASAAVRSMDFSEALELITATGSPSSPTVAYAQQQNDCFRAEYSALAGDVEPDVPWATEALGRLPEAVNLWIGNGRSETSFHKDHYENLYAVITGEKHFLLLPPTDVHRLYVRHYPAAHYVLDDGGELRLELEQPERQVPWCSVDPYPETAEALAEQREAFPLYFDGPKPFECTVKAGEILYLPSMWFHHVRQTPDRHGRTIAVNYWYDMQFDIKYAYFSFLQSIDYTLPPCKPSAKV from the exons ATGGGGGAGGAGAGGAGGCTGAGGGATCTGTGGGCGGAGGCAAGAGAGCTGAGCCTCGGCACCTCCGGCTGTGTGGACCGCCTCGACGCGCCCCCATCCCCTCTCCGCTTCCTCCGGGACTACGTCTCCGCCAACAAGCCCTGCCTCATCTCCCGAGCCGCCACCCGCGGTTGGCCCGCAGTCTCTCTCTGGTCCGACGACGCCTACCTCCGCCGCGCCCTCCGCGGCCACGCCGTCTCCGTCCACCTCACCCCCCACGGCCGCGCCGACTCCCTCGTCCCCCTCCCTTCCGCCCGCGGCCGGGGGGGCGGCCTCTGCTTCGCCTCCGCCGCCGTCCGCTCCATGGACTTCTCCGAGGCCCTCGAGCTGATCACCGCCACCGGCTCGCCCTCGTCACCGACCGTGGCCTACGCCCAGCAGCAGAACGACTGCTTCCGGGCGGAGTACTCGGCGCTGGCGGGGGACGTGGAGCCGGACGTCCCGTGGGCCACCGAGGCGCTCGGCCGCCTCCCGGAGGCCGTGAACCTTTGGATCGGGAACGGGCGGTCGGAGACGTCGTTCCACAAGGACCACTACGAGAACCTCTACGCCGTCATCACGGGGGAGAAGCACTTCCTCCTGCTGCCCCCAACCGACGTCCACCGCCTCTACGTCCGCCATTACCCAGCTGCCCACTACGTGCTCGACGATGGGGGGGAGTTGCGCTTGGAACTGGAACAGCCGGAGAGGCAGGTTCCATGGTGCAGCGTGGACCCGTACCCGGAGACGGCCGAGGCCCTGGCGGAGCAGAGGGAGGCCTTCCCCCTCTACTTTGACGGCCCCAAGCCTTTCGAATGCACCGTAAAGGCTGGCGAGATCCTCTACCT GCCTAGCATGTGGTTTCATCATGTGAGGCAAACGCCTGACCGCCATGGGCGGACCATTGCCGTCAACTACT GGTACGACATGCAATTTGATATCAAATACGCGTACTTCAGCTTCTTGCAATCCATCGACTACACTCTTCCTCCTTGCAAGCCTTCAGCGAAGGTCTGA